In one window of Thermodesulfobacteriota bacterium DNA:
- the gspF gene encoding type II secretion system inner membrane protein GspF, with translation MPVFEYEGLDARGRTTRGIVDADGPRAVRAKLKRQGVFATRVAEVRRREGAAAKERSPLLSRGVRVGELALLTRQIATLLGAGLPLVAALGALLEQTENQRLSRILSQVREGVNEGKSFHEVLGEHPRSFPEVYRNMVRSGEASGTLPLVLSRLADFLEGSVAFRQKLQAALVYPILMTLLGAGILWFLLTSVVPRVTSIFDDMQKALPAPTRMLLATSNALQEYGWIAVPILLLVFLGLRRYGRTPAGRYVLHGLVLRTPALGRFVRLVAVSRFSKTLGTLLTGGVPLLTALDISRAVLGNAVLERAVEQVRDDVREGRSLRDALRATRQFPSVMCQMVGVGEESGSLDELLLKVSDAFEGQVEAAVATLTSLLEPLMILGMGLAVGFVVLAILLPIFEMSQLVG, from the coding sequence GTGCCCGTCTTCGAGTACGAGGGCCTCGACGCCCGGGGCCGAACCACCCGCGGGATCGTGGATGCAGACGGTCCCCGGGCGGTTCGCGCCAAGCTCAAGCGCCAGGGCGTGTTCGCCACCCGGGTCGCCGAGGTGCGCCGCCGGGAGGGCGCCGCGGCCAAGGAGCGCTCCCCCCTGCTCTCCCGGGGCGTCCGCGTGGGAGAGCTGGCGCTGCTCACCCGCCAGATCGCCACGCTCCTGGGGGCGGGCCTGCCCCTGGTGGCCGCCCTGGGGGCCCTCCTGGAGCAGACCGAGAACCAGCGCCTGAGCCGCATCCTCTCCCAGGTGCGCGAAGGGGTGAACGAGGGCAAATCCTTCCACGAGGTACTGGGGGAGCACCCCCGCTCCTTTCCCGAGGTCTACCGCAACATGGTGCGTTCCGGAGAGGCGAGCGGCACCCTTCCCCTGGTGCTCAGCCGGCTGGCCGACTTCCTCGAGGGATCGGTCGCCTTTCGCCAGAAGCTCCAGGCCGCGCTGGTCTACCCCATCCTCATGACGCTCCTGGGGGCGGGGATCCTGTGGTTTCTCCTCACGAGCGTCGTGCCCCGGGTCACCAGCATCTTCGACGACATGCAGAAGGCGCTGCCGGCGCCCACCCGCATGCTGCTCGCCACCAGCAACGCCTTGCAGGAGTATGGGTGGATCGCGGTACCCATCCTCCTCCTCGTCTTTCTCGGCCTGAGGCGCTACGGCCGGACCCCCGCCGGGCGCTACGTGCTGCACGGCCTGGTGCTCCGGACTCCCGCCCTGGGGCGCTTCGTGCGCCTGGTGGCGGTGAGCCGCTTCTCCAAGACCCTGGGGACGCTCCTCACCGGAGGGGTGCCGCTCCTGACCGCTCTCGACATCTCCCGGGCGGTGCTCGGCAACGCGGTGCTGGAACGGGCGGTGGAGCAGGTGCGCGACGACGTGCGCGAGGGACGCAGCCTGCGCGACGCCCTGCGCGCCACCCGCCAGTTTCCGTCGGTGATGTGCCAGATGGTCGGGGTGGGAGAGGAGAGCGGCTCGCTGGACGAGCTCCTGCTCAAGGTTTCCGACGCCTTCGAGGGGCAGGTGGAGGCCGCGGTGGCTACCTTGACCTCGCTCCTCGAACCCCTTATGATCCTCGGCATGGGGCTGGCCGTGGGCTTCGTGGTCCTGGCCATCTTGCTGCCGATCTTCGAGATGAGCCAACTCGTCGGCTGA
- the gspE gene encoding type II secretion system ATPase GspE, producing MTARPSLGEFLVARGLVGAEGLARARASQTEKGGTLAEALVSLGLIDPQALLEALGEAFGIPLASEIRPAEIPDAVVRPVPIQFARRHRVLPLGEEGGAVTVALADPEDLGALHDLRVLLGRPVAPRLAPADQILSAINRVYELGSDRAGDLMEGLEDAGLDALAHEMEEPKDLLDASDEAPIIRLVNGILFQAVKDRASDVHVEAFERELQVRYRIDGVLYPVLTPPKSLQAAVTSRIKVMAGLDIAEKRLPQDGRIRIKIAGKDIDIRVSVLPTAHGERVVMRLLDKSAVLLDLEELGLGGERLEAFKKLITRPYGILLVTGPTGSGKTTTLYAALSRINSEDINIITVEDPIEYQLRGIGQIHVNPKIDLTFAAGLRSILRQDPDVIMVGEIRDGETAEIAIQASLTGHLVFSTLHTNDAAGAVTRLVDMGIEPFLVSSSVLAILAQRLVRVLCLDCREPYLPPPEGLAELGLKASDLPEGHLYRAKGCPRCMQTGYRGRSGIYELLTVDEGIRALIMKGADSATIKDEARRRGMLTLRDDGTRKLLRGITSAEEVLRVTQEEAI from the coding sequence GTGACCGCCAGGCCTTCCCTGGGCGAGTTCCTGGTGGCGCGGGGGCTCGTCGGCGCCGAGGGCCTGGCCCGGGCCCGCGCCAGTCAGACGGAGAAGGGGGGAACCCTGGCCGAGGCCCTGGTTTCCCTGGGCCTGATCGACCCGCAGGCGCTCCTCGAGGCCCTGGGAGAAGCCTTCGGCATCCCGCTGGCTTCCGAGATCCGCCCCGCCGAGATCCCCGACGCCGTCGTGCGCCCGGTGCCCATCCAGTTCGCCCGGCGCCACCGGGTGCTTCCCCTGGGCGAGGAAGGCGGGGCGGTCACCGTCGCCCTGGCGGACCCCGAGGACCTGGGGGCGCTCCACGACCTGCGGGTGCTCCTCGGCCGGCCCGTGGCGCCGCGCCTGGCGCCGGCGGACCAGATCCTCTCGGCCATCAACCGGGTGTACGAGCTCGGCTCGGACCGGGCCGGGGACTTGATGGAGGGCCTGGAAGACGCGGGCCTCGACGCCCTGGCCCACGAGATGGAGGAGCCCAAGGACCTCCTGGACGCCTCCGACGAGGCGCCCATCATCCGGCTCGTGAACGGGATCCTGTTCCAGGCGGTGAAGGACCGCGCCAGCGACGTCCACGTGGAGGCCTTCGAGCGCGAGCTCCAGGTCCGCTACCGCATCGACGGGGTGCTCTACCCCGTGCTCACCCCGCCCAAGAGCCTGCAAGCCGCCGTCACCAGCCGCATCAAGGTCATGGCCGGGCTCGACATCGCCGAGAAGCGGCTTCCCCAGGACGGGCGCATCCGCATCAAGATCGCCGGCAAGGACATCGACATCCGCGTCTCGGTGCTGCCCACGGCCCACGGGGAGCGGGTGGTGATGCGGCTCCTGGACAAGTCCGCGGTGCTCCTGGACCTGGAGGAGCTGGGGCTCGGGGGCGAGCGCCTCGAGGCCTTCAAGAAACTCATCACCCGCCCCTACGGCATCCTCCTGGTCACCGGCCCCACGGGCTCGGGGAAGACCACCACCCTCTACGCGGCCCTCTCCCGCATCAACTCCGAGGACATCAACATCATCACCGTGGAAGACCCCATCGAGTACCAGCTGCGGGGCATCGGGCAGATCCACGTGAACCCCAAGATCGATCTCACGTTTGCCGCGGGCCTGCGGTCCATCCTGCGTCAGGACCCGGACGTGATCATGGTGGGGGAGATCCGGGACGGGGAGACCGCGGAGATCGCCATCCAGGCGAGCCTCACCGGACACCTGGTCTTCTCGACCCTCCATACCAACGACGCCGCCGGCGCCGTGACCCGCCTGGTGGACATGGGGATCGAGCCTTTCCTAGTCTCCTCCTCGGTGCTCGCCATCCTGGCCCAGCGCCTGGTACGGGTGCTCTGCCTCGACTGCCGCGAACCCTACCTGCCGCCGCCCGAGGGGCTGGCAGAGCTGGGCCTCAAGGCCTCGGACCTCCCCGAGGGACACCTCTACCGGGCCAAGGGCTGCCCGCGGTGCATGCAGACCGGGTATCGGGGCCGGTCCGGGATCTACGAGCTCCTCACCGTGGACGAGGGCATCCGGGCCCTGATCATGAAGGGGGCCGACTCGGCCACCATCAAGGACGAGGCCCGGCGCCGGGGCATGCTCACCCTGCGCGACGACGGCACCCGAAAGCTCCTGCGGGGCATCACCAGCGCCGAGGAAGTGCTGCGGGTCACCCAGGAAGAAGCGATCTAG
- the gspD gene encoding type II secretion system secretin GspD codes for MRFLRPLQSWKCPSGLLGRIGPIRLIRLIGLIGLLAALALLAPASLDAQEPDGPPLPEAVEGPMAEPAAPDLPEAVEGPMAEPAAPDLPEAPPTPPVPAVAPPPRAPAAAPARNAADRRITLNFKDAELNAVVQFISEVTGKSFILDADQRQWGKVTLISPLQVTADEAYEIFQAMLNLKNFTIVPSGRVYKIVQTQVAAQTTVETVRETVAPGERVVTRIIPLQHVDVNEIVQVISPLVSKGSPVIAYPATNTLIVIDSNANIERLLDIIRALDVETVSTVLEIIPMRYAAADAMAKNLTQVIADRGVQARRRAPARGQAQVQQVQTEAAAVKIIPDPRTNALIVIADPTTMTDIKAMIHALDVEIPKGSGKINVYYLKYADAENVASVLTAISKSAGTRPRPGQPQAAPAARATATGEASVEFEEPVQITADKTTNSLVIIASPQDYEILQDVIEKLDIRRPQVLVDALIVEMSFEKALELGVEWRTTEDPRGGGTTGFGSTNFGNIGNVAVGGPLAVPQGLALGVVKGTISFGGREFLNVGALLRALQTDADVNVLSSPHLITTDNEEAEIVVSDNIPFKTSEKFDSLGNPISTFEYRDVGLTLRFTPQINEDNFVRLRLFQETSQIVNTATGGSTNAPSTTRRSAKTTVVVQDQTTVVIGGLVSDDTQMRSSSVPCLGDLPLLGYLFRSTRQTSQKKNLLIFLTPRIVTNMAKLEEVSQDKRTLYEEHATTPGEGPTAPVEKLEHYLDRLKGTSQP; via the coding sequence GTGCGATTCCTGCGCCCCCTGCAATCCTGGAAGTGCCCGTCGGGGCTGCTCGGCCGGATCGGCCCAATCAGGCTGATTCGGCTGATCGGGCTGATCGGGCTGCTCGCCGCCCTCGCCCTCCTGGCCCCGGCGTCCCTCGACGCCCAGGAGCCGGACGGCCCGCCCCTGCCGGAGGCGGTGGAGGGGCCCATGGCCGAACCGGCCGCGCCCGACCTGCCCGAGGCGGTGGAGGGACCCATGGCCGAACCGGCCGCGCCCGACCTGCCCGAGGCGCCCCCGACACCTCCCGTGCCCGCAGTGGCCCCGCCGCCCCGGGCCCCGGCTGCGGCCCCGGCCCGGAACGCGGCAGACCGCCGGATCACGTTGAACTTCAAGGACGCGGAGCTCAACGCCGTGGTCCAGTTCATCTCGGAGGTGACGGGCAAGAGCTTCATCCTCGACGCGGACCAGCGCCAGTGGGGCAAGGTCACCCTCATCAGCCCCCTCCAGGTGACCGCCGACGAGGCCTACGAGATCTTCCAGGCCATGCTGAACCTGAAGAACTTCACCATCGTCCCCTCGGGCAGGGTCTACAAGATCGTCCAGACCCAGGTGGCCGCCCAGACCACGGTGGAGACGGTTCGGGAGACCGTCGCGCCCGGTGAGCGGGTCGTGACCCGCATCATCCCCCTCCAACACGTGGACGTGAACGAGATCGTGCAGGTGATCTCACCCCTCGTGTCCAAGGGCAGCCCGGTCATCGCCTACCCCGCCACCAACACCCTGATCGTGATCGACTCCAACGCCAACATCGAGCGGCTCCTGGATATCATCCGGGCCCTGGACGTGGAGACCGTGAGCACGGTGCTCGAGATCATCCCCATGCGCTACGCCGCCGCGGATGCCATGGCGAAGAACCTGACCCAGGTGATTGCCGACCGGGGTGTCCAGGCCCGCCGGCGGGCACCCGCCCGCGGACAGGCCCAGGTGCAGCAGGTGCAGACGGAGGCCGCGGCGGTGAAGATCATCCCCGATCCGCGCACCAACGCCCTCATCGTCATCGCGGACCCGACCACCATGACCGACATCAAGGCCATGATCCACGCGCTCGACGTGGAGATCCCCAAGGGCTCCGGAAAGATCAACGTCTACTACCTCAAGTACGCCGACGCGGAGAACGTGGCCTCGGTGCTCACGGCCATCTCCAAGTCGGCGGGCACCCGGCCCCGTCCCGGCCAGCCACAGGCCGCGCCCGCCGCCCGGGCCACCGCCACCGGCGAAGCCAGCGTGGAGTTCGAGGAGCCCGTCCAGATCACCGCCGACAAGACCACCAACTCGCTGGTCATCATCGCGAGCCCCCAGGACTACGAGATCCTGCAGGACGTGATCGAGAAGCTCGACATCCGCCGCCCCCAGGTGCTGGTGGACGCCCTCATCGTGGAGATGAGCTTCGAGAAGGCCCTCGAGCTCGGCGTAGAGTGGCGAACAACGGAAGATCCGCGCGGTGGGGGCACTACGGGGTTCGGTTCAACCAACTTCGGCAACATCGGCAACGTGGCGGTCGGCGGCCCCCTGGCGGTGCCCCAGGGGCTGGCCCTCGGGGTCGTCAAGGGAACCATCTCCTTCGGGGGCCGGGAGTTCCTCAACGTGGGGGCGCTGCTTCGGGCCCTCCAGACCGACGCCGACGTGAACGTGCTGAGCTCTCCCCATCTGATCACCACCGACAACGAAGAGGCGGAGATCGTGGTCTCCGACAACATCCCCTTCAAGACCAGCGAGAAGTTCGACTCCCTGGGGAACCCCATCTCCACCTTCGAGTACCGCGACGTGGGGCTGACGCTGCGCTTCACCCCCCAGATCAACGAAGACAACTTCGTGCGGCTGCGGCTCTTCCAGGAGACGAGCCAGATCGTGAACACCGCGACCGGGGGGAGCACCAACGCGCCGTCCACCACCCGGCGGTCGGCCAAGACCACCGTGGTGGTCCAGGACCAGACCACGGTGGTCATCGGAGGGTTGGTGAGCGACGACACCCAGATGCGCTCCTCCTCGGTGCCCTGCCTGGGAGACCTGCCCCTGCTCGGGTACCTGTTTCGCAGCACCCGGCAAACCAGCCAGAAGAAGAACCTCCTCATCTTCCTGACGCCCCGCATCGTGACCAACATGGCGAAACTCGAAGAGGTGAGCCAGGACAAGCGCACCCTCTATGAAGAACACGCCACCACGCCGGGGGAGGGCCCAACGGCTCCGGTGGAGAAGCTCGAGCACTATCTGGACCGGCTCAAGGGGACGAGCCAGCCGTGA
- the gspC gene encoding type II secretion system protein GspC — protein MREHLTKYFWVFTLLFLASAAFLAARLSSVLLAKQLWVAETGGAPAAAPRAEPAGGERLGDYLVVQERNVFNANPKPARPEPPPAPPAGTAPQSAAAAPVARTPLNVTLFGTAVVDGGLSFALVQAANEIKLVRAGEEVEPGARLVEVRADRILVERGGGPEEVLLYPPEGAPGAPAAAPARGRGAAARTQAAAPPPPAAPAAETVRQVDENNWLIDSREIEQASANMSQLMTQIRVVPNFADGQPDGFKVFAIRPGSLFSKIGLQNGDVLKRINGIELVGPEQGFQAYQALKDETSIQIDLVRRNENKTFSYEIR, from the coding sequence ATGCGCGAGCATCTGACAAAGTATTTCTGGGTCTTCACCCTCCTCTTCCTGGCCTCTGCGGCCTTCCTCGCGGCGCGGCTCTCCAGCGTTCTCCTTGCCAAGCAGCTGTGGGTTGCCGAGACGGGCGGCGCTCCGGCCGCGGCCCCGCGCGCCGAGCCGGCGGGCGGAGAGCGGCTGGGAGACTACCTTGTGGTCCAGGAGCGCAACGTCTTCAACGCGAACCCCAAGCCGGCCCGCCCCGAACCGCCGCCGGCCCCCCCGGCCGGAACGGCCCCCCAGTCCGCGGCGGCGGCTCCGGTCGCCCGTACGCCCTTGAACGTGACTCTGTTCGGGACGGCGGTGGTGGACGGGGGACTCTCCTTCGCCCTGGTCCAGGCGGCCAACGAGATCAAGCTCGTGCGGGCGGGGGAAGAGGTCGAGCCCGGAGCCCGACTGGTGGAGGTGCGGGCCGACCGGATCCTGGTGGAACGAGGGGGAGGCCCCGAGGAGGTGCTCTTGTACCCGCCCGAGGGCGCCCCCGGCGCACCGGCCGCGGCACCTGCCCGGGGCCGCGGCGCCGCCGCCCGGACCCAGGCGGCGGCACCTCCTCCCCCGGCGGCTCCGGCGGCCGAGACGGTGCGGCAGGTCGACGAGAACAACTGGCTCATCGACAGCCGCGAGATCGAGCAGGCCAGCGCCAACATGAGCCAGCTCATGACCCAGATCCGCGTGGTGCCGAACTTCGCCGACGGGCAGCCCGACGGGTTCAAGGTGTTCGCCATCCGCCCCGGAAGCCTGTTCAGCAAGATCGGGCTCCAGAACGGCGACGTCCTCAAGCGGATCAACGGGATCGAGCTCGTGGGCCCCGAGCAGGGATTCCAGGCCTACCAGGCGCTCAAAGACGAGACGTCGATCCAGATCGACCTGGTGCGCCGCAACGAGAACAAGACGTTCAGCTACGAAATCCGCTAG
- a CDS encoding cytochrome C: MPERTLKTIFALLVLAGLVAACASLPKRYTLPDVHPETLGRGRTDCLECHDRADDTVVYANFVHTPDWTNQHRAPSYQNEAVCAMCHAQSFCNDCHVTRSELKPSLKNQTGTYQRTPHRGDYLSRHRIDARLDPTSCFRCHGNPKASRNCAPCHG; the protein is encoded by the coding sequence ATGCCCGAACGCACGCTCAAGACCATCTTCGCGCTCCTGGTCCTGGCCGGCCTGGTGGCCGCCTGCGCTTCCCTTCCCAAGCGCTACACCCTGCCCGACGTGCACCCCGAGACCCTGGGCAGGGGGCGCACCGACTGCCTGGAGTGCCACGACCGCGCCGACGACACGGTGGTGTACGCCAACTTCGTGCACACCCCGGACTGGACCAACCAGCACCGGGCGCCGAGCTACCAGAACGAGGCGGTGTGCGCCATGTGCCACGCCCAGAGCTTCTGCAACGACTGCCACGTGACCCGCAGCGAGCTCAAGCCCTCCTTGAAGAACCAGACCGGTACCTACCAGCGCACCCCCCACCGGGGCGACTACCTCTCGCGCCACCGCATCGACGCCCGGCTCGACCCGACCTCGTGCTTTCGGTGTCACGGCAACCCGAAGGCTTCCAGGAACTGCGCCCCCTGCCACGGCTAG